GCGGTAGCGGTCGAGGAGTTTGAACTCGCAGCCGAGTTTCTCCAGCGGCCTGGAGGCTTCCTCCTCGCGGATGAGTCGGGCTACGGTCCGCGGACCGTACGACCCTTCCATGGAGGCGAGGTGCAGTTGGACGGCATGCCCCTGGACGACGATTCGGGCGCTGCGGCACGGCTCGGCGGCGGTGCGGCCGGAAAGGCCCATCCGGTCAACGAACGCAGCCGTCAGACCCGCCGCGAGCCGCGCGGGCGGGCGCATGACGACGTGCAGGACGCCGTCGATGCGGAACCGGACTCGGAGCACCTTCTCGTCGGGTTCGAGGTGAATGGCGTCGGCGCCGGCACGGAGGGCTTCGTGCAACACCAGGTCGGCAATCTTCTCGGGAGGCCAGTCGCCATAGACGGCCTCGTACTCCCCTGCCCGCTCGAGCGTTTCGCCTGCCTGCCAATGGCCGGCCAACTCGTCGGCGGAAGGCGCGGTCCGATCCTCCGCACGAGTCTGTTCGAGCATCTGGTAGATGTTGTCGGCGGTGGCGGCGACAACCTGGACGTTGATGCCGGCGGCCTGGGCGATCTCGTCGACGAGAAAAACGTTGGCGGGTTCCGGAACCGCGACGGTCAGAACGTCGCGGACACGGAAGAGCGGCAGGATGCCGTGTTTCTGGCAGAATGTTTCCGGCAACGCGTCCCGGGCGTCCGGGTCCAGGATGTCGGCGGTGAGGCGAGCGAACGGCACGCCGCAGGCTTCGGCGACGGCCGAGAGCACCTGCTCCTGGCTGGCGTACCCGAGGTCCACAAGGATCTCCCCAAGGAGTTTCTCCTGGCCTCCGCGGCGCTGGACCTCGAGCGCCTTGGCCAATTGCTCTTCCGTGATGACGCCGCGAGAGATCAACAGATCGCCGAGTCTCGCGCGCTGTTTCGTTGCGGGAGCCATTCGCCTGTCCTAGTCAAAGTTCCGGACTGCTTCGTGAACGCTGTCGAACACCTCAAATTTTTTGTCGAACCGCGTCATTTCGAAGATTTTTCGGCCGTTGCCTTTGAGTCCGGCGAGTTTGACGACACCGCCGTTGCTCGCGACCTTTTCCTGAAACGCCAGGAGTTCCTCGAGGCCGCGGCTGTCGAAGGTGCTGGCCCGCGCGAGATCGAGAACGAACCAGCGTCCGCCGGCGCGGATCTGCTCGTCGGCGACGCGGCGAAAGGCGTCGGCCTCGGCCTCCGTGACGGCCGGCTCGATCGTCATCACCGTCATGCTTCCGTACGTGTCGGCCGTCGTAGGCAAAGGTCCCTCCACACGCGCGCCGGCAAGCCCCGCGTCATGCCGTCCGACCGCTCGGGGCTGCCGCACGCTCCACAAACTGGCGCATCAGGCGGTTCATGTCCAGGCTGAAAAGCGCATCGACGGCCCGGACGTCAAACTGGGTGCCGACGTTGCGCTCGATCTCACGCTTCACGTGCTCGAACGGGAGCATCGGGCGGTACGGGCGGTTGCTGGTCATGGCGTCGAAGGCATCGGCCAGACCCACGACGCGCGCGAGCAGCGGGACCTGGTCGCCCCGCAGGCCGTCCGGATAGCCCGAGCCGTCCAGGCGTTCGTGGTGGTGCAGAATGGCCTCGCGAATCGGTTCGAGCTGCTTGATGCCTTCGAGGATGTGGCCTCCAATGACGGGGTGGCGGTGAACGATCTGGCGTTCCTCGGGTTCCAGGAGTCCTTCTTTGCGGAGGATGTGCTCGGGGGTTCCGATCTTGCCGATGTCATGCAGCAGGCCTGCCATGTAGGCGCGAGACGAGGGCCCGCATCAGATCAAGCATCAGCCGCTGAAGGTCTCGGTACAGGCGATGGTTCTCGATGAAGACGGCGGCGGAACTGGTGATGGAGCGGACGAGTTTGGCGTCCGGGCTTCCGAACTCGCCGGCCGACCGGTTGACCGCCATCAGCGCGCCGCTGACCCCCTCGCGCAGCGGCAGCGGGACGAGCACCAGGCGCTCCAGGGCGATGGAGATCGCCGACAGTTGCGGATCTTCCTGGCAATGGTTGATGATGACGACGGTTTGTTCCGGGCCGAGGTCGTCGAGCAGGTGGGCCACGAGACCCGGCAGTTGGGAGGCGTCGAACGGGAGGCGGCCGGCGATGACGGTTTCCGGGCCCATGTCCTCGACCCTGGGAAGGTAGGCCGCGGTCGCCTCCGCTCCGACGGTCTCGCACAACTCGCCGCACGTTCGTTCCAGCAACTCGGCCACTGGCTGGGTTACCCGGAGCACTTTGCCGAGACCGTGCAGGAGGCTGACCTCCTCGAAACTCTGGGCGAGGGCCTCGGCCGTGGCTTCGCTTTCCAGCCGGATGATTTCCCGATCGATGTCCGCGCAGACGGCCCGGGCGACGGCGGCCAGCAGGCGCCGGCCGGAATCGGCGTCGGTGCTGCTTGCCAGGGGCCATTCGGCGGCAGCCACAAGAACCGTCCGGGCGCGCTGGCGGATGGGCCAGGCGGCGACCAGCCGGTCGCACAACTCCTCGACGCGGGTTTCGCTCGACTCAACCGCTTCGACAACGAGGCGCGAGGCGTCGTCGGCCGGCGACAAAGGCTCGAACGCACCTTCCAGCGGCGACCCGTCGGGCCAGTAGAAGGCCACGGCCACGCCGGTCGCGTCGAGCGTCTCACGGGCGATGCGCGCAAGCGTCTCGCACGCGAGGATCGGTTTGGCGGCTGCCTGACAAACAACCATTCCATTTTCCTCCACCCGGCTACGTGGTGGCCAGCAGACCCAGCAGTTCCTGAACCTGAGCCAGCAGTTCGCGCGGGCTGAACGGTTTAGTCATGATTCGGCGAACGGGGAGTTCGCGGACGGACTCGGCGGTCAGTTCAAACCCCTTGGCCGTCAGAAGAATCGTCGGAATGCCTCCGTCGAGTTCGGCCACGAGGCGGGCGCACAGTTCGAGCCCGCTCATGCCCGGCATCTGGAGGTCGGTAATCATGAAGTCGGGGCGTTCGGCGATGGCCAGTTCGTAGGCCTCCAGGCCGTCCATCGCGACGATCACCTCCAGGCCGGCGTTCCGAAGTTTCATCGCCACGACGTTGGCAATGGGGGCTTCGTCGTCGGCTACGAGAATCTTGAATGCCATATCACCCCTCCTCGCCCCGTCGAGTCGCCTGAGGCGACCGGTCCGAGGGCTAACGGACGGCCGGCAAGTGGAGCCGGAACGTCGTTCCCTTTCCGACCTCGCTTTCGACGACCACCCGGCCGCCGTGAACCGTTTCCACAATGTGCCGGACGAGCGGCAGGCCGAGGCCGGTGCCCGTGGCCTCGTGGCGCGAGCCCCGCGCCCGGTAGAACTTCTCGAAGACCTTCGTGATCTCATCCTCGGGAATGCCGTACCCCGTATCCGAGACGTCGACGACTACGGAACCGTCCTCCAGATACGTCGAAATCCGGACGCGACCCTGCGCGGGCGTGTACTTGACGGCGTTGGAGACGACGTTGAGCACCGCCTGGTAGATCATGTCGCGGTCGGCGCGGACGCGGAAGAAGACGGGGGCGAGGTCCGCCTCGACACGGACGGTTTTCTGGGCCGCCTGCGGGGCGATGACGTCCACCACCTCGCGCAGGATTTCCGTAATCGCGAGGTCGGTCTTGTTGACCGGCACGAGGCCGGACTCGAGCCGGCTCAGGTTCAGGATGTTCTGAATGAGGCGATTCAGACGGTCGGCCTCGTGGGCGATGGTCTGGAGGAACTCGCGCGACGCCGCCTCGTTCTTGGCCTCGCCGTCCAGAAGCATTTCGACGTAGGCCTTGATGCTGGCCAACGGGGCCTTCAATTCGTGCGAGACCATCGAGACGAAATCGTTCTTCATGCGGGCGATCTCTTTTTCCTTCGTGACGTCGTGCAGGACGGCCACGATGCCGCTGATCCGATCGCCCCGCTTCGCCTGGACCACGGTGTTGAACGTGACGCGGTAAGTCGCCTCCGGGTCGCCGTCGCTCCGGACCCACTCGACGGTGCGGTGAGGCATATGCAGGCCCGTTTCGCGCATCTCCGCCAGAAGGGCCAGAAACTTGGAGTCGCTGATGACTTCTTCGACCGGTTTGCGAACCGCCGCATCAAAATGGAAGCCGAAGATGTTCTCGACCGCACCGTTCGCCAGCACCAGGTCGCCGAAGGCATCCGTCACGATGACCCCGTCGCTGATGGCGTGGATGACGGCCTCGACGTGGCGTTTCTCGGCCTCGAGCACCTTCATCTGAATCTGGCGCTCCTTGGCCGTCATGCGGGACTGTTCCACTTCGTCTTTAATGAACGTCAGGTAGCGGTTGACGGCCTGGCCGAGCCGGCCGAGCGAATCCGTTTCACCCTCGCTGATTACCAAGCCGATCGTGCCCTGGCGCACCAGGTTCTCCAGGCGCTCCGCCACGACGTTGATGCGCTCCTTGGGCATCCGGGCGATCAGATACCCCCCGATCACGCCGAGAACGGCCAGAAACAGGCCCGTCCCAAGGACGACCGTCTTGACCGACGCCGACTGGCCGGACTCGCTCATGGGATCCAGGAGCAGGTGCAGACACATCCCAACCCCAAGGAACAGCAGAACGACAGCCGCGGCGCGGCGAAGTTCAATCATTCCCAATCGCCTTCCCAATCTCCCGGATACCCGACACCCCGTCCACTTACGGTTACGGCACGACTTGTTCCGGCTCTTTGGCTGTTGCACGCGCGAGAAGCCGTTCCACCGTCTCGCGATCGCCACAATCCCGAGCCGCCAGCGCGAGCCTCAAGTGCGGCACGGCTTCGCCCGGCCGACCCGCGCCGATCAGGATGAGTCCCATCAGCGCATTGGCCTCCGCGTGGTCAGGTGCCTGCTTCAAAGCCTCGTCCAACTGATGCCGGGCCGATGTCGGCCGGTCCTCCAGAAGGTCGCACTTCGCCAGCGCAACGCGCGCGTCGACCGACGCCTCGTCGCGCGCGAGAATTCGTTCGTACACCGGCCTCGCTTCGCGCAGGCGGTCGAGAGACAACAGGCTGTCGCCCCACATCCTCAGGACCCACCCCGGTGTCTTTTCCGGTTCGGCGTCGGCCATGTCCGCCAGGAGCGGTTCCGCCTCCGCGTAGTCGCCCGAGTAGAACAGCGCCGTCGCCAAACGTTCCGCCACGTCCTGGCGCCTTGGAGCCAGACGCCGTGCAATTCGGTACGACCCGACGGCCTCCGCGTAATTATCCATCAGGCAGTCGAGGTCGCCGCGCGCCGCGTGAAGTTCGACGGAGCCAGGGGTCCGGCCGAGCGCCTCGTTCAGGCGTCGAGCGG
The DNA window shown above is from Planctomycetota bacterium and carries:
- a CDS encoding ATPase, T2SS/T4P/T4SS family, translating into MAPATKQRARLGDLLISRGVITEEQLAKALEVQRRGGQEKLLGEILVDLGYASQEQVLSAVAEACGVPFARLTADILDPDARDALPETFCQKHGILPLFRVRDVLTVAVPEPANVFLVDEIAQAAGINVQVVAATADNIYQMLEQTRAEDRTAPSADELAGHWQAGETLERAGEYEAVYGDWPPEKIADLVLHEALRAGADAIHLEPDEKVLRVRFRIDGVLHVVMRPPARLAAGLTAAFVDRMGLSGRTAAEPCRSARIVVQGHAVQLHLASMEGSYGPRTVARLIREEEASRPLEKLGCEFKLLDRYRELVAGLHGLFVVAGPRDSGVTTTLYSALGDLDPVRLNVCTFEACIGFHLTGLSQFSPATCGVAERAEAVARLFLQEPDVLMLDGVMDERVAAVAVEAARDECLVFAQTKALDAADAVARLAAWVSGDALASVLRGVLAQRLVRTICPQCKVPYDVPAALRRRLAETVGPIEGFSKGRGCAACRHTGFLGRIGLFELLPIEPNIASLVRQGADAERLRDAARQAGHPSLWMDGLNKTRAGITSLEEVIGALAGCPGCEKAVEPVPDRTRA
- a CDS encoding tetratricopeptide repeat protein, translated to MKRTRRAALFAAVICAVLVAGCGKTYMQKKRDAATDRWATSQAEISTSLAKGCFERGELGRARDHLDEAMKTGAPYAPMYVLAARLAAEKGELDAARRYAEAARNLQPDSAEAWYVIGTIEQTLERPDLALAAFSEAAKLAPEKTAYTLAEVELLVAQKQIEEAARRLNEALGRTPGSVELHAARGDLDCLMDNYAEAVGSYRIARRLAPRRQDVAERLATALFYSGDYAEAEPLLADMADAEPEKTPGWVLRMWGDSLLSLDRLREARPVYERILARDEASVDARVALAKCDLLEDRPTSARHQLDEALKQAPDHAEANALMGLILIGAGRPGEAVPHLRLALAARDCGDRETVERLLARATAKEPEQVVP
- a CDS encoding ATP-binding protein, which codes for MIELRRAAAVVLLFLGVGMCLHLLLDPMSESGQSASVKTVVLGTGLFLAVLGVIGGYLIARMPKERINVVAERLENLVRQGTIGLVISEGETDSLGRLGQAVNRYLTFIKDEVEQSRMTAKERQIQMKVLEAEKRHVEAVIHAISDGVIVTDAFGDLVLANGAVENIFGFHFDAAVRKPVEEVISDSKFLALLAEMRETGLHMPHRTVEWVRSDGDPEATYRVTFNTVVQAKRGDRISGIVAVLHDVTKEKEIARMKNDFVSMVSHELKAPLASIKAYVEMLLDGEAKNEAASREFLQTIAHEADRLNRLIQNILNLSRLESGLVPVNKTDLAITEILREVVDVIAPQAAQKTVRVEADLAPVFFRVRADRDMIYQAVLNVVSNAVKYTPAQGRVRISTYLEDGSVVVDVSDTGYGIPEDEITKVFEKFYRARGSRHEATGTGLGLPLVRHIVETVHGGRVVVESEVGKGTTFRLHLPAVR
- a CDS encoding GAF domain-containing protein — translated: MVVCQAAAKPILACETLARIARETLDATGVAVAFYWPDGSPLEGAFEPLSPADDASRLVVEAVESSETRVEELCDRLVAAWPIRQRARTVLVAAAEWPLASSTDADSGRRLLAAVARAVCADIDREIIRLESEATAEALAQSFEEVSLLHGLGKVLRVTQPVAELLERTCGELCETVGAEATAAYLPRVEDMGPETVIAGRLPFDASQLPGLVAHLLDDLGPEQTVVIINHCQEDPQLSAISIALERLVLVPLPLREGVSGALMAVNRSAGEFGSPDAKLVRSITSSAAVFIENHRLYRDLQRLMLDLMRALVSRLHGRPAA
- a CDS encoding response regulator codes for the protein MAFKILVADDEAPIANVVAMKLRNAGLEVIVAMDGLEAYELAIAERPDFMITDLQMPGMSGLELCARLVAELDGGIPTILLTAKGFELTAESVRELPVRRIMTKPFSPRELLAQVQELLGLLATT
- a CDS encoding STAS domain-containing protein, with translation MPTTADTYGSMTVMTIEPAVTEAEADAFRRVADEQIRAGGRWFVLDLARASTFDSRGLEELLAFQEKVASNGGVVKLAGLKGNGRKIFEMTRFDKKFEVFDSVHEAVRNFD
- a CDS encoding HD domain-containing protein is translated as MAGLLHDIGKIGTPEHILRKEGLLEPEERQIVHRHPVIGGHILEGIKQLEPIREAILHHHERLDGSGYPDGLRGDQVPLLARVVGLADAFDAMTSNRPYRPMLPFEHVKREIERNVGTQFDVRAVDALFSLDMNRLMRQFVERAAAPSGRTA